In one window of Canis aureus isolate CA01 chromosome 25, VMU_Caureus_v.1.0, whole genome shotgun sequence DNA:
- the LOC144297532 gene encoding olfactory receptor 6C74-like, whose protein sequence is MENHTTVTVFILAGLTEDPKLKIVLFVFLLLTYLLSISGNLVIITLTLLDSHLKTPMYFFLRNFSFLEISYTTVCIPKLLVSMATGDKTISYNCCATQLFFAFLLGASEFYLLAVMSYDRYVAICKPLHYTTIMSSKICIQLVLSSWITGFLIIFPGLILGLSLDFCDSNVIDHFYCDTAPLLQISCTDTHVLEMMSFILALVTLLVTLALVILSYTYIALTILKIPSANQRKKAFSTCSSHMIVISLSYGSCIFMYIKPSVKQRISLMKGVAVLNTSVAPLLNPFIYTLRNQQVKQAFKNLLQRIVFFT, encoded by the exons ATGGAAAACCATACAACTGTGACAGTATTTATCTTAGCAGGATTGACAGAGGACCCAAAACTGAAGATTGTGCTATTTGTCTTCCTGCTCCTCACCTATTTGCTAAGCATCTCAGGCAACTTAGTCATTATTACCCTCACTTTGCTGGACTCCCATCTCAAGACCcctatgtatttctttcttcgaaatttttctttcttagaaatttctTATACGACAGTCTGCATCCCCAAATTGCTTGTAAGCATGGCAACTGGTGACAAAACCATTTCCTATAACTGTTGTGCAACTCAGTTATTTTTTGCCTTCCTTCTTGGAGCATCTGAATTTTACCTCCTGGCTGTCATGTCCTATGATCGTTATGTCGCCATCTGCAAGCCCCTGCATTACACAACCATTATGAGCAGCAAAATCTGTATCCAGCTGGTCCTTAGCTCTTGGATCACTGGTTTCCTCATCATCTTTCCAGGACTCATTTTAGGCTTAAGCCTGGACTTCTGTGATTCCAATGTCATTGATCATTTCTACTGTGACACGGCTCCCCTCCTGCAGATCTCctgcacagacacacacgtgTTGGAAATGATGAGTTTCATCTTAGCTTTGGTGACTCTGCTGGTCACTTTGGCCTTAGTGATTCTATCGTACACATATATCGCcctgacaattttaaaaattccttctgccaaccagagaaaaaaggctttctCCACCTGTTCTTCTCACATGATTGTCATCTCCCTCTCATACGGCAGCTGCATCTTTATGTACATTAAACCCTCGGTCAAACAGAGGATATCCTTGATGAAGGGGGTGGCAGTTCTCAATACTTCTGTTGCTCCACTTTTGAATCCCTTTATCTATACTCTAAGGAACCAGCAGGTGAAGCAAGCATTTAAGAACTTGCTACAAAGA attgtttttttcacttag
- the LOC144296683 gene encoding olfactory receptor 6C4-like: MMGNQTSVIEFILLGLTNDAELQAVLFPFLLLTYVLSIMGNLTIIILTLLDYRLQTPMYFFLRNFSVLEISFTSVFVPKMLVNIATGDKTISFAGCFTQYFFAILLGATEFYLLAAMSYDRYVAICKPLHYTTVMSRKLCIQLVLCSWFSGFLVVVVPHAMTLQLPFCASNVINHYCCDYTVLLHLSCSDTQFIEVMEFIFAAVTLILTLVPVTLSYTYIIRTILRIPSVQQRKKAFSTCSSHMIVVSLSYGSCIFMYINPSVKDAETFNKRVAVLNTSVAPLLNPFIYTLRNKQVKIAFKDMVSKITMFSGKRK, encoded by the coding sequence ATGATGGGAAACCAGACATCGGTGATAGAATTCATTCTTCTTGGACTGACGAATGACGCTGAGCTTCAAGCtgtgcttttcccttttctgctGCTAACTTACGTCTTGAGCATCATGGGAAACTTGACCATCATCATTCTGACCCTGTTGGATTATCGCCTGCAGACTCCTATGTATTTCTTTCTCCggaatttttctgttttggaaatatCTTTTACTTCTGTCTTTGTTCCCAAAATGCTAGTCAACATTGCAACTGGAGACAAGACTATCTCCTTCGCTGGTTGTTTCACTCAGTATTTTTTTGCCATCCTTCTGGGGGCAactgaattttatcttttagcTGCCATGTCCTACGATCGCTATGTTGCCATTTGTAAACCCCTGCACTATACAACTGTAATGAGCAGGAAACTCTGCATTCAGCTTGTTCTGTGTTCCTGGTTCTCTGGTTTTTTGGTTGTCGTTGTGCCACATGCAATGACTCTCCAGCTGCCTTTCTGTGCCTCCAATGTCATCAACCATTATTGCTGTGACTATACCGTTCTGCTGCATCTGTCCTGTTCAGACACACAGTTCATAGAAGTGATGGAGTTTATCTTTGCAGCAGTTACCCTCATCTTGACTTTGGTGCCGGTGACTCTTTCCTACACGTACATCATCAGGACAATTCTGAGAATCCCCTCtgttcaacaaagaaaaaaagccttttcTACATGCTCCTCTCACATGATTGTGGTCTCACTTTCTTATGGAAGTTGTATCTTTATGTACATAAATCCTTCTGTTAAGGATGCAGAAACGTTTAATAAGAGAGTGGCTGTTTTAAATACCTCAGTTGCCCCTCTGTTGAACCCTTTCATCTATACCCTAAGGAACAAGCAGGTGAAAATAGCCTTCAAAGACATGGTCAGCAAGATAACGATGTTTTCAGGAAAACGAAAGTGa